In Buteo buteo chromosome 16, bButBut1.hap1.1, whole genome shotgun sequence, the DNA window GcaccccctgctcccaccccccccacgtCGAGAAGGGGGTCCTCACCGGGGAGGGGGTGCATCCATCCAGGTCCCATGCTCAGAGGAGGTTCCCGATGCTGGGGTGCATCCACCCTCgtccccccacaccccaaaaGGGGGGGTCCTtgcttggggcgggggggggtgcacCCACCCTggtcccccccttcccctccgccCCAGGAGGGGGTCCCTGCTCAGGGGGATGCTCCCCCCCTGGTCCTCCCCCACCCTAGGATGGGGTCCCTGCTTGCGGGGAGGGGTTGGTCCCATCCTGGTCCCCCACCCCATGAGGGGGTCCCTGCTGTGAGGCTTGTCcaaccctgccccccccccactccaggAGATGGTCTCCATTCAGAGATGACACTGGACCCAGTTTCCCCCCACTGATGGGGCACCCCATATCCCACCCCGTCCCCCTCCTGCCGTCCCCAGGCCAGGCCACCCCCGTGGGACCCCCGGGTGGGATAGGGGGggcctgtccctgcctgtggcgGACCTTGTCCTCCCTcagcccccgccgcctcccggaCGGAGTTTGGACTCGGAGCTGAAGCTACGTGGGATCCTCCATCATCCCCACCGTGCCGCCCGCATGGAGGTgagccccggggcggcggggagccccCTGttcccccaaagcccccccccccagccccataccATCCCCGTACCCCCCCTCTGTGCCACCAGGTCCCCAAGAAGCTGGTGAACTCGGTGACGGACTGCGCCGACGACGCGCTGGCGGGGTTGGTGGCCTGTAACCCCGGCCTCCGGCTATTGCAGGGACACCGGGTAGTCCTGCGAGCCGACCTGGTAGCCATCCGGGGTCGGGTCGCTTTGCTTTCCGGGGGGGGCTCCGGCCATGAGCCTGCCCACGCAGGTGAGCTCCCCCCCTGCCACTGCCGCGGGCCGGCTGccccccggcacagcccccAACGCCCCGTCTTGTTCCGTAGGGTACATCGGGAAGGGCATGCTGACCGGCGTGGTGGCCGGTGCCGTCTTCACCTCTCCGGCCGTGGGCAGCATCCTGGCGGCCATCCGGGCGGTGACGCAGGCTGGCGCAGGTAGGATGGTGTGGTGGGGTGTGGGTCGGGGTTTCGCCCCCCGCCACGGCTTTACCCCATGCCTCGCCGTCCgtctgtcccccccccggcagctGGGACCCTCCTGATTGTGAAGAACTACACCGGGGATCGGCTTAACTTTGGGCTGGCGCTGGAGCGGGCGCGGGCGGAGGGGGCCGACGTGcagatggtggtggtgggggacgACAGCGCTTTCGCCACCTTGAAGAAAGCCGGGCGCCGCGGGCTGTGCGGCACCGTCCTCGTACACAAGGTCCGTAGGGTGACACTGGTGCCCAGGGCCCCCACCGCATCCctgtggggatgggggattTTGGGAGACGGGGCCCGGTGGTCCCTCACCCGCTGCTGCCCTTTGCAGGTGGCGGGGGCCCTGGCCGAGGCGGGGGCGAGCTTGAATGAGATCGTCGAGAGGGTGTCGGCAGCGGCTAAAGCCATGGGTACGTGTGTGTGGGACCCCTTGGTGCCCTGTGGGGACCCCCGGGGTTGCCGTGCCTTGtctcccagccccatcccccccatcccacctggcAGTTCACAGCCCTGGGGCAAGTCAGAGcctccccatgccccccaccagccccaaaTCCCCCTAGGCTGAACCCCATCTGCCCTCCCCGTGCAGGTACCCTGGGTCTCagcctgtccccctgcagcgTCCCAGGCTCCAAGCCCACGTTCCGGCTGGCTGACGATGAGATGGAGCTGGGCCTGGGTAAGGAAATTCCCCGCCATGTGCCCCGCCATGCCTCGGCGGGGGCTGAGTGCCCCCCTGTTCCCCATGGGGCAGGCATCACCCAGTGCGGGAGGTGCCCGCAGCATGGGCTGATGCTGCCTCACCTCCTCAGGAATCCACGGCGAGGCGGGTGTGCGCAGGATGAAGGTGAGCAGGGACCTgccgtgccccccccgcctcccatcccccaccccaccccgctCCGCTCTCATGGCCCCACTGTGCCCCCAGGTGCTGCCGGCAGATGAGGCGGTGGAAACGATGCTGGCACACATGACGGACCCCTCCAACGCCTCCCACCTGCCTCTGAGCCCCGGTGAGCCCCCCCTGGCCCTCCGCACCCCCCCTGGACCACCCAGGCAGGGGTCTCATTCTGTCCCCTACCCTGCAGGAGCCTctgtggtgctggtggtgaACAACCTGGGTGGGTTGTCCTGCCTGGAGCTGAGCATCGTGGCCGGCGCGGCTGTGCGCTGCCTGGGTGAGTGCGGGGTGGGGGTCTTGGGGCACCATTCCCTGGGTCTGGTTCTTCTGCTTCTGGGGACCCTTCCCACAACATCCCCCTCGCTCATGGAACCTCTCGTGCACACAGAGAGCCGAGGCATCCACATCGCCCGGGCCTTGGTGGGCTCCTTCATGACGGCGCTGGAGATGGCCGGGGTCTCCCTCACCCTCATGCTGGTGGATGAGGAGCTCGTGGGGCTGATCGGTGAGTGCCCGCTGGTGGGGATGCAGCACGGGACGGGGGCACCAGGTGCTGGGTGATGGGACGGCCAGGACACAAGGTCAGTGGAGTGTCCCAAGGTGCCCTGGAGCTGGATGCCTGGCTGCCTGcgcaggcagcgctgccggACACGCTGGTGAGGATCCAGCAGAGTCTTGCTGAGCTGGTGCTCGCCTTTCTCTCACCTCCTGCTATTCCAGATGCCGAGACCACGGCCATGGCTTGGCCCAACCTGGCCGCGGCGCCTGCGACGAGCCAGAGACAGGAGGTGCCGGCGCCGAAGGAGGGACCAGTGATTGCGCAGCTCGAGACCAGCACGGGTAcgggcagccccggggagcTCGAGTCCCTCAGGAGCTGTTACCTCCCCGTGCCTCGgtttccctgcctcccccagggATGGGCAGGGGTGACGTCTCCTCCCCGCAGGGCCTGGTGCAGCGCGGGTGCAGCTGGTCCTGGAGCGGGTGTGCAGCACCCTCCTCGACATGCAGGACAAGCTCAACGAGCTGGACCGTGAGGCAGGTGACGGGGACTGTGGCCACACGCATGCTCGGGCTGCCCAAGGTGGGTGCTGGCACcctgggggggtgctggggggccaTCAACCAGGGACTCGTGGGGAGAGGGTACCCCAGCCATCACCTCCCAGGGGTGGGGTCTTCCCTGGGACATCGCTTCTTGGGGAGTGGGGAACCCTGAGCTGTTCTCtccagctggggagcaggatCTGCCCCTAAGCTGCCCTTTCCTGGGGGGATAGGTTCCCCCCCAGCCATCCCTTCCTAGGGGACAGGGTCCCCCCACCCTGGGAGCCACAGCCCCGAAATGTCTCTGCACCCAGTGGCAGCTGGCCTGAGGCATTGTGGGGGGTGTCCCTGCTTGTCCCCAGGAAGGGCAGGGATCCCCAGGTGCCCCTGGGGCAGTTAGGGGTCCCTGGCTGCCCCCAAGGGAGACAGGGTTCCCCGGGGCCCAGTGGGTCACCCCTGCCATCCCTGTTCTCGCCTCCGTCCCTGCAGCCATCCGGGAGTGGGTGCacgcccggcccccgccggcagccccagcccagctcctctctTCCCTGGCCAACCTGCTGCTGGAAAAGATGGGTGGCTCCTCTGGCGTGGTGAGCATGGGGTAGGAGGAGGGGGCGCGGGTCTGGCTCGTCACCCCGTGGGACCCCGGCTGTGCCACCACAGCGGGCAATGACGGGGCTGGTGTCCCGGCAGCTCTACGGGCTGTTCCTGACGGCGGCTGCCCGGCCCCTGCTCAACCACAGCGATCTCCCGACCTGGGCTGACGCCATGGACGCCGGCATCGAAGCCATGCAGCGGTGAGTGCCGTGGGCTGCGGGACCCCCGGGGCCCTCCACGGGACCCCCAATCCCTCTGCAGGATCCTGCCAACCCTCCTGCATCCTGCACAGGTACGGAGGAGCTGCGCCGGGGGACAGGACGATGGTAAGTGCCGGCGTCCCAGAGGACGCTGGGCAAAGCCACCTCGTTGCCTGCAAGCCATGGGGCTGCCGGCCCAGCCGCAGCGTCGGTTCTCAGCCCCCTTCCCCGTCTCTCCCAGCTGGACTCGCTGTGTGCTGCGGCGCAGGCTCTGCACGCCCTGCGCAGCCCCGGCGCCGACCTGCTGCCGGTGCTGACCGCCGCCGTGGAGGTACGGGGCAGGGGGAACCTGGCAGGCAAAGCCCAGAGCGGGCAGCCCAAagctgggctggcaggggaaTGGGGTGGGAATCTCCACGCTGGGCCACCCCGGCAGCATCCCGAATGCACCCCATTTTTCCCTGGCAGAGCGCGGAGGCCGCGGCAGAGGCCACCAGGCACATGGAGGCCggggcaggcagagccagctacatcagctcagcccagctgctgcagcccgACCCGGGGGCAGTGGCGGTGGCGGCCGTGCTGCGGGCCGTGCTGGAGGGGCTGCGGAGCTGAGGGGCAGCCGGCCGTCGGCCACCCCCGTGCAGCTCCAGAGGTGACGGTGAGGACGTGACAGGACACCCCAGGTATCCCCAATAAACCTTTGTGGTCCCCTTAAGCTGGCCCAGAGTGTCCTTCCCCACGAGAGGAATGGGATGGTGGGGATCAGGGCTGGCCCGGATGCACCCAGTTCCTCCAGGACATGTCCCCGTCTTAAGCTGGACAGGAAGAGAGATCCAGCTGGTCCTATGCTCCAGCATGAGCATGACcgctggggaggaaggaagctTCTGGGCCGGCCACAAGCCCTCCCcagtgggtgctgggaggggaaacCACAGAACTCACATGGccccaggcacggggctgggaggaggctcGGGGAAATGGACAAAGAAGAACCAGGGGCCGGGGCAGAgcccaccctgcagcacagggtggcCCCAAGCTGGGGCAAGGGTCTGGGGTGAGCAGGGGGACCGGCCAGCGTGAGCCCAGGCTGCCAGAGGAGCTCCAGCTACCGGTGGTGGAGAGGAAGGTAGGAGCCAGGGAGGACAAGCCAGGCTCTCGGAGGGGACACAGCCTCCAGGCAGCACAGCTTCACTTGGCCAGCACCGGGACTTGCTCCCCAGACACCCACCTCTCCCACCCCAGCTCCTGGAGCCCCCCCTTGTCCCCAAGGATGTGGGTGCAGGAACACTGCAGAAGCCAGCGGTTTATTACATGTCCATGAGGGCCCCGGGAGGCTGCTCGGCTGGTCCCGCCACCTGTACCCACAGGGCGGAGAGAGAGGCACAGGCAGCCCGATGAAGGGCAAGGCACGGTGCGAGGGTCCcttccatccctgctgccccaAGCCGGGCCACCCCACGCAGGAGATggtcctggggtgggggggggtagTGCTGCCAGGCACATGGgtgctcctccagcagcttctGACCTGACGAGGCTCTGACAGCTCCGGCTGCTGCGTTGAGCGATGGCACTGCAGAGCTTAGGGAAGGCTCGAGGGCAGCCAGTTTGGCATGGACCAAGGTCCAGGTGTGAAAGACCAGCTGGACCCGGCAGGAGCTGGCATGTAGAGGCATGAGGATGCAGGCTGAAGCATCACACTGCAGCTGCCCTCATCCTATGGCAGGCAGGAGGCCAATGCCAGGCCACAAAGGAGGCAAAGAGATGTCCTCATCGCAGCAACATCTCTGTTGTAAGGGAGCTGAGCCTGTTCCTCCCACGGGCAGATGAGCATCGGGCACAGGCAGTGGGAGCCCCTGGCAAGGGCAAGGTGACAGGCCGAGAGCGGAGTCGgcggtgcaggcagggaagcgACAGGGTTGGACGactcagggctggcagccccgggagggcagggagagacctCGGCTGCCACGCAGGCGTCAGCGCTCGGCGGTGAGCAGTGGCTGTGGGGAGAGTATGGGTGAGCCTCGTACCTGCAccgcccccccagcctggtccactgtccccccccaccccagggatgAGCCAGCTGGGGCTGTGGTGGGAGGCAGGTCCCTCAGCTCGGCTCCCTGAACCCACCCTGCGCGCAGCCGGTGTGCCCCTGCAGCGGAGCTGGTACCTGGCAAGAGTCTGGGGAGTCAGCGTCGGGGCGCTTCCAGCTCGGCCTGGCCAGGgctcccagcaccagcaccccAAAGAGGATGATGAGGAGCCCCAGCGTGTTGGCAAAGACAGCCTCAGCGGGCAGGCACTTGTAGTCCATCGTCCCGTTCTTCCTTGGGAGAAGAGGGACCAAAAGCTTTCCTGAATGTGCCCAGCCTTCCCCTAAGCCCACGCAACCCTGTACCCATGCCGCAGCAAGGAGTTGTGCAGGTTAACCACACACCTGAGGGAGAAATCGCTCACTTCCCTTCACCACCCTGTGCTCAGTTTCGCTCTGTGCCGCTTCTGACACTGAGAGACAACGACCAGCCCAAACCACCCCTGCCCCAAGCCTCCCTCCCTGCAAAGGCTCTCCCCACGCCCGCCGCGATGCTCACAGGCTGAAGAAGAGCTTCTCATTGATGCCCGACACGCACGAGGCCACGGACAGCATGAGGATGGTGGAGCCGAAGAAGACGTGGACGGGCTTGTAGAGGGCACGGAGCCAGGCAGGAGCCCAGGGCAGCAGGAAGGCGCTGAAGCCGGCCAGCcactgcagggaggggaggtgAGGGTGACGGGCATGGAGAAGGGAGCCAGGGTGtgggggggctggagcagcacccacctggcaggaaaagagcagcacagtggccagccccagccagctgTGCAGCGAGTACATGTTGGGCGTCCCGTGGTTGTTGTGGAAGCGAAAGAcggccaccagccccagcacggCCAGGCTGAAGGCTGCCAGGGTCAGGGCACCGTGCAGCACCTTCCAGGGGAGCTTGGGGCCGCTCCAGGCGGGGGGCAGGCGGTACACCAGGGCCGCTGTTGGGCAAGAGAGTCAGGCAGGAGCTGTGCcagggccgcgccgcgccgcacTCCCCGCTCACCTGCACCGTACAGCACCACCATGCCCGTCACCATCAACACCGGGTGCCAGTTGAACATCTGGAGGCTGCCGTCCAAGGCGAAGCCGCCGCGCCAGTGCTGGCACCAGGCGCTCACGAAGGCCACGCAGATGAAGCCCAGGCCACCGAGAAAGATGCAGAAGGGCAGGAAGGGCAGATCCAACATCTCTGCGACAGGATGGCGGCACCTGGGGAAGAGCGAGACGCCTGCTCAGCCTCTGCCGGGGCTCTCCGCCTGTGCTGGCTCTGGCCTGCGTGCAGACACCCCCAGGGAGGAGCCAGACTGAAAGGGGAACCAGGCACCCCAAGGAGGGGTGGCCCTggcccagctgctgcctggccaGGGAAGGATGCCAGGACTGGAGCCGGCCCGCTGGGGACATGCAGGACAAaaccagctcctgcagagccaggTCCCTGGGCAGCACCCTACCATGCCGCCCTGGTGCCAGGGGACAGCAGCAAGGGCCTCACAGAGGGTCTAAGTGTCTCCTGTAACCCTgcgctcccccagcaccccctacGCTGTC includes these proteins:
- the TKFC gene encoding triokinase/FMN cyclase isoform X4, whose translation is MAAVGRPEQDRDKTRRAPGAGPGAASPPPPPPPPPPLPPAAAGTSAEGAVWGRSRPLGGPGGADERTAPAASRTEFGLGAEATWDPPSSPPCRPHGGYIGKGMLTGVVAGAVFTSPAVGSILAAIRAVTQAGAAGTLLIVKNYTGDRLNFGLALERARAEGADVQMVVVGDDSAFATLKKAGRRGLCGTVLVHKVAGALAEAGASLNEIVERVSAAAKAMGTLGLSLSPCSVPGSKPTFRLADDEMELGLGIHGEAGVRRMKVLPADEAVETMLAHMTDPSNASHLPLSPGASVVLVVNNLGGLSCLELSIVAGAAVRCLESRGIHIARALVGSFMTALEMAGVSLTLMLVDEELVGLIDAETTAMAWPNLAAAPATSQRQEVPAPKEGPVIAQLETSTGPGAARVQLVLERVCSTLLDMQDKLNELDREPSGSGCTPGPRRQPQPSSSLPWPTCCWKRWVAPLAW
- the TKFC gene encoding triokinase/FMN cyclase isoform X1; translated protein: MAAVGRPEQDRDKTRRAPGAGPGAASPPPPPPPPPPLPPAAAGTSAEGAVWGRSRPLGGPGGADERTAPAASRTEFGLGAEATWDPPSSPPCRPHGGYIGKGMLTGVVAGAVFTSPAVGSILAAIRAVTQAGAAGTLLIVKNYTGDRLNFGLALERARAEGADVQMVVVGDDSAFATLKKAGRRGLCGTVLVHKVAGALAEAGASLNEIVERVSAAAKAMGTLGLSLSPCSVPGSKPTFRLADDEMELGLGIHGEAGVRRMKVLPADEAVETMLAHMTDPSNASHLPLSPGASVVLVVNNLGGLSCLELSIVAGAAVRCLESRGIHIARALVGSFMTALEMAGVSLTLMLVDEELVGLIDAETTAMAWPNLAAAPATSQRQEVPAPKEGPVIAQLETSTGPGAARVQLVLERVCSTLLDMQDKLNELDREAGDGDCGHTHARAAQAIREWVHARPPPAAPAQLLSSLANLLLEKMGGSSGVLYGLFLTAAARPLLNHSDLPTWADAMDAGIEAMQRYGGAAPGDRTMLDSLCAAAQALHALRSPGADLLPVLTAAVESAEAAAEATRHMEAGAGRASYISSAQLLQPDPGAVAVAAVLRAVLEGLRS
- the CYB561A3 gene encoding lysosomal membrane ascorbate-dependent ferrireductase CYB561A3 isoform X1 codes for the protein MEAPGEAEGAVGPGGRREGLRCRHPVAEMLDLPFLPFCIFLGGLGFICVAFVSAWCQHWRGGFALDGSLQMFNWHPVLMVTGMVVLYGAAALVYRLPPAWSGPKLPWKVLHGALTLAAFSLAVLGLVAVFRFHNNHGTPNMYSLHSWLGLATVLLFSCQWLAGFSAFLLPWAPAWLRALYKPVHVFFGSTILMLSVASCVSGINEKLFFSLKNGTMDYKCLPAEAVFANTLGLLIILFGVLVLGALARPSWKRPDADSPDSCQPLLTAER
- the TKFC gene encoding triokinase/FMN cyclase isoform X2 yields the protein MEVPKKLVNSVTDCADDALAGLVACNPGLRLLQGHRVVLRADLVAIRGRVALLSGGGSGHEPAHAGYIGKGMLTGVVAGAVFTSPAVGSILAAIRAVTQAGAAGTLLIVKNYTGDRLNFGLALERARAEGADVQMVVVGDDSAFATLKKAGRRGLCGTVLVHKVAGALAEAGASLNEIVERVSAAAKAMGTLGLSLSPCSVPGSKPTFRLADDEMELGLGIHGEAGVRRMKVLPADEAVETMLAHMTDPSNASHLPLSPGASVVLVVNNLGGLSCLELSIVAGAAVRCLESRGIHIARALVGSFMTALEMAGVSLTLMLVDEELVGLIDAETTAMAWPNLAAAPATSQRQEVPAPKEGPVIAQLETSTGPGAARVQLVLERVCSTLLDMQDKLNELDREAGDGDCGHTHARAAQAIREWVHARPPPAAPAQLLSSLANLLLEKMGGSSGVLYGLFLTAAARPLLNHSDLPTWADAMDAGIEAMQRYGGAAPGDRTMLDSLCAAAQALHALRSPGADLLPVLTAAVESAEAAAEATRHMEAGAGRASYISSAQLLQPDPGAVAVAAVLRAVLEGLRS
- the CYB561A3 gene encoding lysosomal membrane ascorbate-dependent ferrireductase CYB561A3 isoform X2, which translates into the protein MLDLPFLPFCIFLGGLGFICVAFVSAWCQHWRGGFALDGSLQMFNWHPVLMVTGMVVLYGAAALVYRLPPAWSGPKLPWKVLHGALTLAAFSLAVLGLVAVFRFHNNHGTPNMYSLHSWLGLATVLLFSCQWLAGFSAFLLPWAPAWLRALYKPVHVFFGSTILMLSVASCVSGINEKLFFSLKNGTMDYKCLPAEAVFANTLGLLIILFGVLVLGALARPSWKRPDADSPDSCQPLLTAER
- the TKFC gene encoding triokinase/FMN cyclase isoform X3: MEGHRVVLRADLVAIRGRVALLSGGGSGHEPAHAGYIGKGMLTGVVAGAVFTSPAVGSILAAIRAVTQAGAAGTLLIVKNYTGDRLNFGLALERARAEGADVQMVVVGDDSAFATLKKAGRRGLCGTVLVHKVAGALAEAGASLNEIVERVSAAAKAMGTLGLSLSPCSVPGSKPTFRLADDEMELGLGIHGEAGVRRMKVLPADEAVETMLAHMTDPSNASHLPLSPGASVVLVVNNLGGLSCLELSIVAGAAVRCLESRGIHIARALVGSFMTALEMAGVSLTLMLVDEELVGLIDAETTAMAWPNLAAAPATSQRQEVPAPKEGPVIAQLETSTGPGAARVQLVLERVCSTLLDMQDKLNELDREAGDGDCGHTHARAAQAIREWVHARPPPAAPAQLLSSLANLLLEKMGGSSGVLYGLFLTAAARPLLNHSDLPTWADAMDAGIEAMQRYGGAAPGDRTMLDSLCAAAQALHALRSPGADLLPVLTAAVESAEAAAEATRHMEAGAGRASYISSAQLLQPDPGAVAVAAVLRAVLEGLRS